AATATGGTCGCTGTCGGCAATGCGTTGTGCACGATGGATATGGCCGAGGGCGATATAATCCGCGGCGGGAAAGGCCTGGGCCGGGAAGGCATCCAGGGTGCCGATATAGATATCGCGTACCGAATCACTTTTAGTCACCCCCACGGTAGTGAGATGCCCGGTGGCGATAATCGGCAATTGGCCGCCCAATGCCGTACGCTGTGCCTCAGCGGCGGCAAAGCAGTGCTGATAATGTTGCTCGATGGCTTCCAGCAGCGAAAGCTGTTTTTCCCGCCCGGATTGTCCGGCCTGGCTGCGCAGAATATCGCGCGGACGCAGATAAGGGATGGCGCACAGCACCGCGCCTGGCGAGCCGTCACGCTGTTTCAGCGTCAGGATCTGCTGCTCGCCGTGTGGCGTCGCGCTGGTGATCACCTGGGTATTCAGGCAGGCAAGCAGCTCACGGGATTCATTCAGCGTCGCCACTGAATCGTGATTACCGGCCAGTACAATCAGCTGGCAACCGCTGGCCTGTAAGGCCACTACAAAGCGGTTAAACATTTCACGGGCATAACTCGGGGGGGAGCCGGTATCAAACAGGTCACCGGCGATAATCAGCGCATCCACCTGATGCAGCTCAATTTGCTGGCGCAGCCAGTCGAGAAAGGCCTGATGCTCCGCCGCGCGACTTTTGCTATAAAAGAACTGGCCCAGATGCCAGTCCGCCGTATGAATGATGCGCATGGATGCTCCCTGCCAGATTTCGCGTTGGGCGATTATATACGGATGGGGCTGTCACTGACATGCGTATTAGCCGTTCACTTTCGCTGGGAAAAAAATCATTTTTTCTTAATAGTTACCTGAGAAGCATATTCATATGCTACCCGCTGAAAATCCTGTTTCTGCTGTCACATTTCTGTTTTTATACTCCAGGCTACCCGTTGGTTTTTTCATAAAAGTGTCATAAAACTGACGCATAATGACGCCGCAAATCTCAGTGACAGCCGTCATATCAGCAGGAGTAATAATGGCTAAGCGCATTTTGGTTGTGGAAGACGAAGCTCCCATCCGTGAAATGTTATGTTTCGTGCTGGAACAGAACGATTACCAGCCGATTGAGGCAGAAGATTATGACAGCGCAGTAGGGAAGCTGATTGAACCCTGGCCAGATTTGATTTTGCTGGACTGGATGTTACCTGGTGGTAGCGGTATCCAGTTTATCAAACACCTGAAGCGTGAAGCCATGACGCGGGATATCCCGGTGATGATGCTGACGGCGCGTGGTGAAGAGGAAGATCGCGTACGGGGTCTGGAAGTGGGCGCGGATGATTACATCACCAAACCTTTCTCCCCCAAAGAACTGATGGCCCGTATCAAAGCGGTGATGCGCCGTATTTCACCGATGGCGGTGGAAGAGGTGATTGAGATGCAGGGACTGAGCCTGGATCCGTCATCGCACCGCGTGATGTCAGAAACCACGCCGCTGGAAATGGGACCGACTGAATATAAACTACTGCACTTCTTTATGACGCACCCGGAACGCGTTTACAGCCGCGAACAGCTGCTGAACCATGTCTGGGGCACCAATGTGTATGTCGAAGATCGTACTGTCGATGTGCATATCCGTCGTTTACGTAAAGCGCTGGAGGTCTCCGGCCACGACCGCATGGTACAAACCGTACGCGGAACAGGGTATCGTTTCTCTGCCCGCTACTAAACGGAGTTTATACCGTGCTGGAACGACTCTCCTGGAAGAGATTATTGACCGAGCTGGTGCTGGCTTGTCTGCCAGCACTGATTATCGGTTTGCTGTTTGGTTATCTTCCCTGGCTGCTGCTGGCTACGGTACTGGGCGTGCTGTTATGGCACTTCTGGAACCTGATGCGGCTGTCGCACTGGCTGTGGGTTGATCGATCCATGACGCCACCCGGCGGGCGTGCCAGCTGGGAACCGTTGTTTTACGGCCTGTATCAAATGCAGCTGCGCAACCGCCGCCGCCGCCGTGAGTTGGGCAATCTGATCAAACGCTTTCGCAGTGGTGCGGAATCGTTGCCGGATGCGGTCGTGCTGACCACGGAAGAGGGCGCCATTTTCTGGTGTAACGGTCTGGCGCAGCAGCATCTCGGTCTGCGCTGGCCGGAAGATAACGGCCAGAACATCCTCAACCTGCTACGTTATCCTGAGTTCTCCCGCTATATTCGCCAGCGTGATTTCAACAAACCCCTGACCCTGGTGCTGAATAATCAACATCACATGGAGTTTCGCGTGATGCCTTACAGCGAAGGACAG
This genomic stretch from Pantoea cypripedii harbors:
- the sbcD gene encoding exonuclease subunit SbcD; the protein is MRIIHTADWHLGQFFYSKSRAAEHQAFLDWLRQQIELHQVDALIIAGDLFDTGSPPSYAREMFNRFVVALQASGCQLIVLAGNHDSVATLNESRELLACLNTQVITSATPHGEQQILTLKQRDGSPGAVLCAIPYLRPRDILRSQAGQSGREKQLSLLEAIEQHYQHCFAAAEAQRTALGGQLPIIATGHLTTVGVTKSDSVRDIYIGTLDAFPAQAFPAADYIALGHIHRAQRIADSDHIRYSGSPIPLSFDELGRDKSVFLLDFSVGLDTVTPLTIPLFQPMQMLKGSLAEIEQQLAAFKTNDASQPVWLDIEITTQEHLSDLQRRIEQLTEGLPVEVLLVRRSREQRSRSLARLDNETLSELQVEEVFARRLALEEDLDTEQAARLTQLFRTTLAALENPSA
- the phoB gene encoding phosphate response regulator transcription factor PhoB — its product is MAKRILVVEDEAPIREMLCFVLEQNDYQPIEAEDYDSAVGKLIEPWPDLILLDWMLPGGSGIQFIKHLKREAMTRDIPVMMLTARGEEEDRVRGLEVGADDYITKPFSPKELMARIKAVMRRISPMAVEEVIEMQGLSLDPSSHRVMSETTPLEMGPTEYKLLHFFMTHPERVYSREQLLNHVWGTNVYVEDRTVDVHIRRLRKALEVSGHDRMVQTVRGTGYRFSARY